One window of the Peromyscus leucopus breed LL Stock chromosome 17, UCI_PerLeu_2.1, whole genome shotgun sequence genome contains the following:
- the Ank1 gene encoding ankyrin-1 isoform X14 encodes MWTFITQLLVTLVLLGFFLVSCQNVMHIVKGSLCFVLKHIHKELDKELGESEGLSDDEETISTRVVRRRVFLKGDELQNIPGEQVTEEQFTDEQGNIVTKKIIRKVVRQVDSSGAIDTPQHEEVIVEGPLAEPGELEDDIESFMRLAKDHTSTPKP; translated from the exons atgtGGACCTTCATCACCCAGCTCCTGGTCACTCTGGTATTGCTGGGCTTCTTCCTGGTCAGCTGTCAGAATGTGATGCACATTGTCAAGGGCTCCCTGTGTTTCGTGCTGAAGCACATTCACAAGGAGCTGGACAAGGAGCTGGGGGAGAGCGAGGGCCTGAGTGACGACGAGGAAACCATCTCCACCAGAGTGGTCCGCCGACGGGTCTTCCTGAAG GGAGATGAGCTTCAGAATATTCCAGGGGAGCAGGTGACAGAGGAACAATTCACAGACGAACAGGGCAACATTGTCACCAAGAAG aTCATTCGCAAAGTCGTCCGGCAGGTAGATTCCTCCGGTGCCATCGACACCCCGCAGCACGAGGAGGTGATTGTTGAGGGGCCCCTGGCGGAGCCTGGGGAGCTGGAAGATGATATTGAGTCCTTTATGAGACTTGCTAAG GATCACACCTCAACACCCAAACCCTGA
- the Ank1 gene encoding ankyrin-1 isoform X15, giving the protein MWTFITQLLVTLVLLGFFLVSCQNVMHIVKGSLCFVLKHIHKELDKELGESEGLSDDEETISTRVVRRRVFLKGDELQNIPGEQVTEEQFTDEQGNIVTKKIIRKVVRQVDSSGAIDTPQHEEVELRGSGPQPDLLEGRKGAQIVKRASLKRGKQ; this is encoded by the exons atgtGGACCTTCATCACCCAGCTCCTGGTCACTCTGGTATTGCTGGGCTTCTTCCTGGTCAGCTGTCAGAATGTGATGCACATTGTCAAGGGCTCCCTGTGTTTCGTGCTGAAGCACATTCACAAGGAGCTGGACAAGGAGCTGGGGGAGAGCGAGGGCCTGAGTGACGACGAGGAAACCATCTCCACCAGAGTGGTCCGCCGACGGGTCTTCCTGAAG GGAGATGAGCTTCAGAATATTCCAGGGGAGCAGGTGACAGAGGAACAATTCACAGACGAACAGGGCAACATTGTCACCAAGAAG aTCATTCGCAAAGTCGTCCGGCAGGTAGATTCCTCCGGTGCCATCGACACCCCGCAGCACGAGGAG GTGGAGCTAAGAGGGAGTGGACCGCAGCCGGACCTGctagagggcaggaagggagctcAAATAGTGAAGCGGGCCAGCCTGAAAAGAGGCAAACAGTGA